The sequence below is a genomic window from Opitutia bacterium.
GACAGCGAAGTGCGTTTCCCGGCGTGCGCGCGTTCGATGTCGATCAGCCGATGCGGCGAATTGTCGCCTGCAGCTCCTCCTCGGAGACCGTCAGGTAGCGCTGCGTCGTGGCGATGTCACGGTGCGCCAGCGCCGCGCGCGTGAGATTGATGTCATGCCCGCTCGCCCGGTAAACGTGGTGCGCGAAACTTTTGCGCAGCGTGTGGCTGCCCCAACGTCCGTGCTGGGGCAGTCCCGCTTGCGCGCACGCGCGCTTTACGAGCACATTGATCATCCACCGCCCGATCCCGCGATCCGGTCGTTGCGTGCTCTTGAAGAGCGGCGAATCGACGTCGAGATTACCTTCGCGCGCGACTCGGTGATTGA
It includes:
- a CDS encoding tyrosine-type recombinase/integrase; the protein is MRVLSHVRGCWNPRNRCLIEFGLRTGFRASEISALRIADVWDGTDVRASVTLARRFLKNGRGVRRAAVRSRTVPLSEGTRGVVRDYLNHRVAREGNLDVDSPLFKSTQRPDRGIGRWMINVLVKRACAQAGLPQHGRWGSHTLRKSFAHHVYRASGHDINLTRAALAHRDIATTQRYLTVSEEELQATIRRIG